In Salinigranum marinum, one DNA window encodes the following:
- a CDS encoding ABC transporter permease — protein MSVVTGLAEQVLNGLTVGMVYVLLAAGLSIIFGVMDVINFAHGELFALGAYLAFAIAGPLGGAGFWVALVVAPLLVGVVGMGIERLTVKRLYDRDPLYHILLTFGLVLIINDLITAVWGKSAQPFAIPALLDRPVALFGFRYSLYSYAMICFGALLALGTWLLLNRTRFGMIVRAGSQDREMVRTLGIDIDRYYTLTFGFGAALAGVGGIVLGAFQNVSPTMGSSVIIPAFVIVVLGGLGSFRGAVVGGLFVGLVQTLARTYTPFLEGLVVFLLMIGVLVVRPTGLFGTAHEGGHGGALLHGAKGGVLSAETRTKLGAAAVGALALVPLFAELTGAAYTVTLLEDILIWALFALSLDLVLGYAGLVSLGHTLFYGAGAYAAVLALLHVSSSIPLALVVAVGVCAALAWGIGFLSIRVSGVFFAMITLAFAELFYNAVFKFEFTGGSDGLFGVDGVYGIAGVGVDLSTVEVVLGPVVVDGGVVHYYVLLAVVVGSYLLARRLIRAPFGSVLQAIRESEQRASFVGYDVTVYKRRAFVVSGGLAGLAGGLFATNNGYVAPTFLHWINSGEVIVMTVLGGMGTLYGPMLGAGVFVASEDVLSSYVEQWRLVIGVLFVLFVVFVPRGLVSLPRTVLDHPTVQSWRREPGTVTDGEAEHE, from the coding sequence ATGTCCGTGGTCACGGGGCTCGCGGAGCAGGTGCTCAACGGGCTCACTGTCGGGATGGTGTACGTCCTCCTGGCGGCGGGCCTGTCGATCATCTTCGGCGTCATGGACGTCATCAACTTCGCCCACGGCGAACTGTTCGCGTTAGGGGCGTACCTCGCGTTCGCCATCGCGGGCCCGCTCGGCGGCGCGGGCTTTTGGGTCGCACTCGTCGTCGCACCCCTGCTCGTCGGCGTCGTCGGCATGGGGATCGAGCGGCTCACCGTCAAGCGGCTGTACGACCGCGACCCGCTGTACCACATCCTCCTCACCTTCGGGCTCGTCCTCATCATCAACGACCTCATCACGGCGGTGTGGGGCAAGTCGGCCCAGCCGTTCGCCATCCCCGCGCTGCTCGACCGGCCGGTCGCGCTGTTCGGCTTCAGATACTCGCTGTACAGCTACGCGATGATCTGCTTCGGCGCGCTGCTCGCCCTCGGGACGTGGCTCCTGTTGAACAGGACGCGGTTCGGCATGATCGTCCGCGCGGGGTCGCAGGACCGCGAGATGGTCCGGACCCTCGGGATCGACATCGACAGATACTACACGCTCACGTTCGGCTTCGGCGCCGCGCTCGCCGGCGTCGGGGGGATCGTCCTCGGCGCGTTCCAGAACGTCAGCCCCACGATGGGCTCCTCAGTCATCATCCCCGCGTTCGTCATCGTCGTCCTCGGCGGACTGGGTTCGTTCCGCGGGGCGGTCGTCGGCGGTCTGTTCGTCGGCCTCGTCCAGACGCTCGCGCGGACGTACACGCCGTTTTTAGAGGGGCTCGTGGTGTTCCTCCTCATGATCGGCGTCCTGGTCGTCCGCCCAACCGGGCTGTTCGGGACCGCTCACGAGGGCGGCCACGGCGGCGCGTTGCTCCACGGGGCAAAGGGCGGGGTGCTCTCGGCGGAGACCCGGACGAAGCTCGGGGCCGCCGCCGTGGGCGCGCTCGCGCTCGTCCCCCTGTTCGCCGAACTGACGGGGGCCGCCTACACCGTGACGCTGCTGGAGGACATCCTGATCTGGGCGCTGTTCGCACTCAGCCTCGATCTCGTGTTGGGGTACGCGGGGCTGGTGTCGCTGGGCCACACCCTGTTTTACGGCGCCGGGGCGTACGCCGCCGTGTTGGCGCTTTTGCACGTCTCGTCGTCGATCCCGCTGGCGCTCGTCGTGGCCGTCGGGGTGTGTGCCGCCCTCGCGTGGGGGATCGGCTTCCTCTCCATCCGCGTCTCGGGCGTCTTCTTCGCCATGATCACCCTCGCGTTCGCCGAACTGTTCTACAACGCCGTCTTCAAGTTCGAGTTCACCGGCGGCTCCGACGGGCTCTTCGGCGTCGACGGGGTCTACGGGATCGCCGGCGTCGGGGTCGACCTCTCGACGGTCGAGGTCGTGCTCGGGCCCGTCGTCGTCGACGGCGGCGTCGTCCACTACTATGTCCTCCTCGCGGTCGTCGTCGGCTCGTACCTGCTTGCGCGGCGGCTCATCCGCGCGCCCTTTGGCTCCGTCCTCCAGGCGATCCGCGAGTCCGAACAGCGCGCGTCGTTCGTCGGCTACGACGTCACCGTCTACAAGCGCCGGGCGTTCGTGGTGAGCGGCGGCCTCGCGGGACTCGCGGGCGGGCTGTTCGCGACGAACAACGGCTACGTCGCCCCGACCTTCCTCCACTGGATCAACTCGGGCGAGGTGATCGTGATGACGGTCCTCGGCGGGATGGGGACGCTCTACGGGCCGATGCTCGGAGCCGGCGTGTTCGTCGCCAGCGAGGACGTGCTGTCGTCGTACGTCGAGCAGTGGCGGCTGGTGATCGGGGTCCTCTTCGTGCTGTTCGTGGTGTTCGTGCCGCGGGGGCTGGTGTCGCTCCCGCGGACCGTCCTCGATCACCCGACCGTGCAGTCGTGGCGTCGGGAGCCCGGGACCGTGACCGACGGGGAGGCCGAGCATGAGTGA
- a CDS encoding ABC transporter substrate-binding protein, with protein sequence MTGPYGGLAVGQRNGAELAIQHVNEDDDLDVEITGVYEDTEADPATGRRKAQSTVEQEGASYLMGAISSSTALALNEFAVEQEVIYNPGGAAVPITGSNCNEYVFRAETNTAQMAEAISDYTANELGTNVWFHIADYAYGESVMNRVESRMQQGRDISVVGRSRSQLGAQNFNSYVSQIANSDADVAVLGMTGGDLINFVKQAAGQGLKEQVALMSPTMTFAVVRNALGEAAYGTYGGVRYLPTLETGNNQAFVSAYQEAYDSPPDNFARVAYMSITMTAQGIAEAGTTDPAEVKETLPGLGMDTILGANEFRACDHQAMNPVWAAELVPPDGGSGPATVNTVKRIDGADALPACGELGCDLG encoded by the coding sequence ATGACGGGGCCGTACGGGGGGCTCGCGGTCGGCCAGCGCAACGGCGCGGAACTCGCCATCCAGCACGTCAACGAGGACGACGACCTCGACGTGGAGATCACCGGCGTGTACGAGGACACGGAGGCCGATCCGGCGACCGGACGGCGGAAGGCACAGTCGACCGTCGAGCAGGAGGGGGCCTCCTACCTCATGGGAGCCATCTCCTCGTCGACGGCGCTCGCGCTCAACGAGTTCGCCGTAGAGCAGGAAGTGATCTACAACCCCGGCGGCGCCGCGGTGCCCATCACGGGGTCGAACTGCAACGAGTACGTCTTCCGCGCCGAGACCAACACGGCGCAGATGGCCGAGGCCATCTCCGACTACACCGCGAACGAACTCGGGACGAACGTCTGGTTCCACATCGCCGACTACGCCTACGGCGAGTCGGTGATGAACCGCGTGGAGTCGCGGATGCAACAGGGCCGCGACATCAGCGTGGTCGGCCGCAGTCGCTCCCAGCTGGGCGCGCAGAACTTCAACTCGTACGTTAGCCAGATCGCCAACTCCGACGCCGACGTCGCCGTCCTCGGCATGACCGGCGGCGACCTCATCAACTTCGTCAAGCAGGCCGCCGGCCAGGGGCTGAAAGAGCAGGTCGCGCTGATGTCGCCGACGATGACGTTCGCCGTCGTGCGCAACGCGCTCGGCGAGGCCGCCTACGGCACCTACGGCGGCGTCCGGTACCTCCCGACGCTCGAAACCGGAAACAACCAGGCGTTCGTCTCCGCCTACCAGGAGGCGTACGACTCACCGCCGGACAACTTCGCCCGCGTGGCGTACATGTCGATCACGATGACCGCCCAGGGGATCGCCGAGGCGGGGACGACCGACCCCGCGGAGGTGAAAGAGACGCTGCCGGGGCTCGGGATGGACACCATCCTCGGCGCGAACGAGTTCCGCGCCTGCGACCACCAGGCGATGAACCCCGTGTGGGCAGCCGAACTCGTCCCCCCCGACGGCGGGAGCGGACCAGCGACCGTCAACACGGTAAAGCGGATCGACGGCGCGGACGCCCTGCCCGCCTGCGGCGAACTCGGCTGCGACCTGGGTTGA
- a CDS encoding LLM class flavin-dependent oxidoreductase, translating to MELGTGLFTCQRRPDDDRSGAELYDEMLTLGRAIDEAGLASAWVSEHHFTPDDYLSGTMPALGALAAVTEEVEIGTCIALAPLYDPVRLAEDVATVDLLSGGRTTLGLAIGSDPREFEAFGVPTDERVDRLTDTVDLVRAAWSDGPLDTESRFHDVTPDVNVTPKPAHDVPVMLGGSAKPAVRRAARIGDAWCAPSSLSVEGVRKRVADIERVREEEGIDGEFQVYVLQHGFVGDSKEAAWDAMRDGYLYIQRRYAEIFSGETVDELPDQRVRELRAQAIYGTPDDVVARLEEYRDALGDDIHVIFRTYHPGVGTERMAECIERLGSEVAPELA from the coding sequence ATGGAACTCGGCACGGGACTGTTCACCTGCCAGCGACGACCGGACGACGACCGGTCGGGGGCCGAACTGTACGACGAGATGCTGACGCTCGGGCGCGCCATCGACGAGGCCGGCCTCGCGAGCGCGTGGGTGTCGGAGCACCACTTCACCCCGGACGACTACCTCTCGGGGACGATGCCGGCGCTGGGAGCGCTCGCCGCCGTCACAGAGGAGGTCGAGATCGGCACGTGCATCGCGCTTGCGCCGCTGTACGACCCCGTCCGACTGGCAGAGGACGTCGCCACCGTCGACCTCCTCTCGGGGGGCCGAACGACGCTGGGGCTCGCCATCGGTTCGGACCCCCGGGAGTTCGAGGCGTTCGGCGTCCCCACCGACGAGCGGGTCGACCGCCTCACCGACACCGTCGACCTCGTCCGGGCGGCGTGGTCCGACGGCCCGCTCGACACCGAGTCGCGGTTCCACGACGTCACCCCCGACGTGAACGTGACGCCGAAGCCCGCACACGACGTACCCGTGATGCTCGGCGGGTCGGCCAAGCCCGCCGTCCGCCGTGCGGCGCGGATCGGCGACGCGTGGTGTGCGCCGTCGTCGCTCTCGGTCGAGGGGGTGCGCAAGCGCGTGGCGGACATCGAACGAGTGCGCGAAGAGGAGGGAATCGACGGCGAGTTCCAGGTGTACGTCCTCCAGCACGGCTTCGTCGGCGACTCGAAAGAGGCGGCGTGGGACGCGATGCGCGACGGCTACCTCTACATCCAGCGGCGGTACGCCGAGATCTTCTCCGGCGAGACGGTTGACGAACTCCCCGACCAGCGGGTGCGAGAACTGAGAGCGCAGGCCATCTACGGGACGCCCGACGACGTCGTCGCTCGGCTGGAGGAGTACCGCGACGCGCTCGGCGACGACATCCACGTTATTTTCCGGACCTACCACCCCGGCGTCGGCACGGAGCGGATGGCCGAGTGCATCGAGCGCCTCGGGAGCGAGGTCGCACCCGAACTCGCCTGA
- a CDS encoding VOC family protein translates to MTDLPADLPPMPPARVDHVGIAVRDVDAAEPTLRALGCTPRYRETLASSGFEWATYGLGDASRIELIAPVDGAAGETETDEGASFLTRFLADHGPGLHHVTLEVTDVDAAVTRLRAAGERVVGYAVEDGWTEAFVSPHNPTGALFQLMEYHDDYGDRGRDEALFVRGEPLVE, encoded by the coding sequence ATGACAGATCTCCCGGCGGACCTGCCGCCGATGCCGCCCGCTCGCGTCGACCACGTGGGCATCGCCGTCCGCGACGTCGACGCCGCCGAACCGACGCTCCGCGCGCTCGGCTGTACGCCCCGCTACCGCGAGACCCTCGCGAGCAGCGGGTTCGAGTGGGCGACGTACGGCCTCGGCGACGCCTCGCGGATCGAACTGATCGCTCCGGTCGACGGCGCGGCCGGCGAGACGGAGACCGACGAAGGTGCGTCGTTCCTGACGCGGTTCCTCGCCGACCACGGCCCGGGGCTCCACCACGTCACCCTCGAAGTGACCGACGTCGACGCCGCCGTCACTCGACTACGGGCCGCCGGCGAGCGGGTCGTCGGCTACGCCGTCGAGGACGGCTGGACCGAGGCGTTCGTCTCCCCACACAACCCGACCGGCGCGCTGTTCCAGTTGATGGAGTACCACGACGACTACGGCGACCGCGGCCGCGACGAGGCGCTGTTCGTCCGCGGCGAACCGCTCGTCGAGTGA
- a CDS encoding MaoC/PaaZ C-terminal domain-containing protein codes for MAYSYEPHYFEDFEIGTEFETVGRTITETDFVMHSALSGDWTELHTNKEYVEDTQFEGRIAQGPMTFVQATGLVYRSGIVERTAVAFLGMNYMDLPNPVYIDDTVSLEMVVTDRKELSREDAGLVVLDCTLTNQDGTVVLEGDLKFLIKRRDAE; via the coding sequence ATGGCGTACAGTTACGAGCCGCACTACTTCGAGGACTTCGAGATCGGCACCGAGTTCGAGACCGTCGGTCGGACGATCACCGAGACGGACTTCGTGATGCACTCGGCGCTGTCGGGCGACTGGACGGAGCTACACACGAACAAGGAGTACGTGGAAGACACGCAGTTCGAGGGTCGGATCGCGCAGGGGCCGATGACGTTCGTCCAGGCCACAGGCCTCGTCTACCGGTCGGGCATCGTCGAACGCACCGCCGTCGCCTTCCTCGGGATGAACTACATGGACCTCCCGAACCCCGTCTACATCGACGACACGGTCTCCCTGGAGATGGTGGTCACCGATCGGAAGGAGCTCTCTCGGGAGGACGCCGGTCTCGTCGTCCTCGACTGTACGCTCACGAACCAGGACGGGACGGTCGTCCTCGAAGGCGACCTGAAGTTCCTGATCAAACGCCGGGACGCAGAGTGA
- the paaI gene encoding hydroxyphenylacetyl-CoA thioesterase PaaI, with protein sequence MAPDEADEADADGGGEETGENPVAAVAERAASDPFCETVGVNLTSVHPGYAETVLTVEERHLNFHGTPHGGVVYTLADAAFAAASNTGSKTAVALETNISYLAAVEVGETLRAVAEETHLGGRTAAYEVRVTDEAGDPVATFRGRVYRLDG encoded by the coding sequence ATGGCTCCCGACGAAGCCGATGAAGCCGACGCGGACGGCGGCGGAGAGGAGACGGGCGAGAACCCGGTCGCTGCCGTCGCCGAACGCGCCGCGAGCGACCCCTTCTGCGAGACGGTCGGCGTGAACCTCACCTCCGTGCACCCGGGCTACGCCGAGACGGTGCTCACGGTCGAGGAGCGTCACCTGAACTTCCACGGAACCCCCCACGGCGGCGTGGTGTACACGCTGGCGGACGCGGCGTTCGCGGCGGCGTCGAACACGGGGTCGAAGACGGCGGTGGCGCTGGAGACGAACATCTCGTATCTGGCGGCGGTCGAGGTGGGCGAGACGCTCCGTGCGGTCGCCGAGGAGACGCATCTGGGGGGCCGCACCGCGGCGTACGAGGTACGCGTCACGGACGAGGCCGGCGACCCGGTGGCGACGTTCCGCGGGCGCGTCTACCGGCTGGACGGGTGA
- the paaK gene encoding phenylacetate--CoA ligase PaaK, with protein MVYDSVETAPREELREIQDERLRATVENAYENVDYYREELDERGITPDDIDGVDDIGKLPFTTKEDFRDEYPTGLFARDMSDVIRIHASSGTTGKPKIVGYTQDDLDVWSQAVARCLVAAGVTADDIVQNAYGYGLFTGGLGLHQGIEEIDATVIPIGGGNTQRQVELLDDLGSDVLTCTPSYSLYLAEVAEEMGTDVHDLPVRLILFGAEPCTDPMRYEIEERLGVKGVDIYGLSEIVGPGVSIECIEAQNGLHIWEDLFYPEVVDPRTGEPVEEGEEGELVLTTLAKDAVPVLRYRTGDLTTLDYDTCECGRTAVRMDNVTGRADDLLIVRGVNFYPSEVEDVVLEFDEVAPHYRIDLHREGNLDTVELTVELVEGFEGAIDDLHGRIGTRLKNVLGFTPDDLNLVPYGDIARQETGKIQRVYDHRGQ; from the coding sequence ATGGTGTACGACAGCGTCGAGACCGCACCACGGGAGGAACTCCGGGAGATCCAAGACGAGCGCCTCCGGGCGACAGTCGAGAACGCGTACGAGAACGTCGACTACTACAGGGAAGAACTCGACGAACGGGGGATCACCCCCGACGACATCGACGGCGTCGACGACATCGGGAAACTTCCCTTCACGACGAAGGAAGACTTCCGCGACGAGTACCCGACGGGGCTGTTCGCCCGCGACATGTCCGACGTGATCCGCATCCACGCGTCGTCGGGCACGACCGGCAAGCCGAAGATCGTCGGCTACACCCAGGACGATCTCGACGTCTGGAGCCAAGCGGTCGCGCGGTGTCTCGTCGCCGCCGGCGTCACCGCCGACGACATCGTCCAGAACGCCTACGGCTACGGCCTCTTTACGGGGGGGCTCGGCCTCCACCAGGGGATCGAAGAGATCGACGCGACCGTCATCCCCATCGGCGGCGGCAACACCCAGCGCCAGGTCGAACTGCTCGACGACCTCGGGAGCGACGTGCTCACCTGCACGCCGTCGTACTCGCTGTACCTCGCCGAGGTCGCCGAGGAGATGGGCACCGACGTCCACGACCTGCCCGTCCGGCTCATCCTCTTCGGGGCCGAACCCTGCACCGACCCGATGCGCTACGAGATCGAAGAGCGCCTCGGCGTGAAAGGCGTCGACATCTACGGCCTCTCGGAGATCGTCGGTCCCGGCGTCTCGATCGAGTGCATCGAGGCGCAGAACGGCCTGCACATCTGGGAAGACCTCTTTTATCCCGAGGTCGTCGATCCGAGGACGGGCGAACCCGTCGAGGAGGGCGAGGAGGGCGAACTCGTGTTGACGACACTGGCGAAGGACGCGGTGCCCGTCCTCCGGTACCGAACCGGCGATCTCACGACACTCGACTACGACACCTGCGAGTGCGGGCGCACCGCGGTCAGGATGGACAACGTCACCGGCCGGGCCGACGACCTGCTCATCGTCCGCGGCGTCAACTTCTATCCAAGCGAGGTCGAGGACGTCGTCCTGGAGTTCGACGAGGTCGCCCCCCACTACCGCATCGACCTCCACCGCGAGGGCAACCTCGATACGGTCGAACTGACGGTCGAACTCGTCGAGGGGTTCGAGGGGGCCATCGACGACCTCCACGGGCGGATCGGAACCAGGCTGAAGAACGTCCTCGGGTTCACGCCGGACGACCTCAACCTCGTCCCCTACGGCGACATCGCCCGCCAGGAGACGGGGAAGATCCAGCGGGTGTACGACCACCGGGGGCAGTGA